In Rutidosis leptorrhynchoides isolate AG116_Rl617_1_P2 chromosome 2, CSIRO_AGI_Rlap_v1, whole genome shotgun sequence, one genomic interval encodes:
- the LOC139892805 gene encoding AP-2 complex subunit sigma-like — protein MIRFILLQNRQGKTRLAKYYIPLEESEKHKVEYEVHRLVVNRDPKFTNFVEFRTHKVIYRRYAGLFFSLCVDITDNELAYLECIHLFVEILDHFFSNVCELDLVFNFHKVYLILDEFILAGELQETSKRAIIERMGELEKQE, from the exons ATG ATCCGTTTCATACTTCTTCAAAACAGGCAAGGCAAAACTCGTCTCGCTAAATATTACATCCCTCTTGAAGAATCTGAAAAACATAAAGTTGAATATGAG GTTCATCGATTGGTTGTAAATAGAGATCCGAAATTCACTAATTTCGTTGAG TTTCGTACACACAAAGTTATCTATAGACGATACGCTGGACTGTTCTTTTCACTTTGTGTTGATATAACAGATAACGAGCTAGCTTATTTGGAGTGCATCCACTTATTTGTAGAAATACTGGATCACTTCTTCAGTAATGTGTGTGAGCTAGATTTGGTCTTCAACTTTCATAAG GTATATCTGATACTAGACGAGTTCATTCTAGCTGGAGAACTCCAAGAAACAAGCAAGCGG GCAATCATAGAGAGGATGGGGGAGCTGGAAAAACAGGAGTGA